A portion of the Glycine max cultivar Williams 82 chromosome 10, Glycine_max_v4.0, whole genome shotgun sequence genome contains these proteins:
- the LOC100806242 gene encoding sulfite exporter TauE/SafE family protein 3 isoform X2 gives MNYFSFLNTCTRVSNELGAGNPKRAKGVVRVVVILKVAEAVIVKQNYTTNCSALYWIMNLLQVPITIGTTFYEVVLLYKGQSVIASKGDQQTRWHVQQLILYCMCGIISGIIGGLLGLGGGFILGPLFIGLGIHPQGRRRPITQRVSLL, from the exons CACTCGGGTTTCAAATGAACTAGGGGCAGGGAATCCAAAGAGAGCAAAAGGTGTTGTACGTGTGGTAGTGATTCTCAAGGTGGCAGAGGCAGTTATTGTGAAACAGAATTACACTACAAATTGCTCAGCGTTATATTGGATAATGAATCTACTACAG GTCCCTATCACTATAGGAACAACTTTTTATGAAGTCGTGCTTCTATACAAAGGTCAGAGTGTGATAGCATCAAAGGGTGATCAACAAACACGTTGGCATGTACAACAATTGATTCTATATTGCATGTGTGGCATAATTTCTGGCATAATTGGTGGCTTGCTTGGCCTTGGTGGAGGATTCATCTTGGGGCCACTTTTCATTGGACTAGGAATTCATCCTCAG GGGAGGAGACGCCCAATAACACAAAGAGTCTCCCTATTGTAA
- the LOC100806242 gene encoding sulfite exporter TauE/SafE family protein 3 isoform X1, with the protein MNYFSFLNTCLNTTTLHYFIPYVVGAFASTRVSNELGAGNPKRAKGVVRVVVILKVAEAVIVKQNYTTNCSALYWIMNLLQVPITIGTTFYEVVLLYKGQSVIASKGDQQTRWHVQQLILYCMCGIISGIIGGLLGLGGGFILGPLFIGLGIHPQGRRRPITQRVSLL; encoded by the exons TCTTAACACAACCACATTGCACTACTTTATTCCTTATGTTGTGGGAGCCTTTGCAAG CACTCGGGTTTCAAATGAACTAGGGGCAGGGAATCCAAAGAGAGCAAAAGGTGTTGTACGTGTGGTAGTGATTCTCAAGGTGGCAGAGGCAGTTATTGTGAAACAGAATTACACTACAAATTGCTCAGCGTTATATTGGATAATGAATCTACTACAG GTCCCTATCACTATAGGAACAACTTTTTATGAAGTCGTGCTTCTATACAAAGGTCAGAGTGTGATAGCATCAAAGGGTGATCAACAAACACGTTGGCATGTACAACAATTGATTCTATATTGCATGTGTGGCATAATTTCTGGCATAATTGGTGGCTTGCTTGGCCTTGGTGGAGGATTCATCTTGGGGCCACTTTTCATTGGACTAGGAATTCATCCTCAG GGGAGGAGACGCCCAATAACACAAAGAGTCTCCCTATTGTAA